A single genomic interval of Astyanax mexicanus isolate ESR-SI-001 chromosome 4, AstMex3_surface, whole genome shotgun sequence harbors:
- the LOC125801513 gene encoding zinc finger protein 239-like, with protein sequence MENHQHSVKSFTKQSDLKKHQRIHTGEKPYHCSDCGKSFIKESDLKKHQRIHTGEKPYHCSDCGKSFIEQSNLKRHQRIHSGVKPYHCSDCGNSFNQEGHFKRHQRIHTGEKPYQCSDCGSSFNRLGTLKLHQRIHTGEKPYQCSDCGTSFTVQGNLKIHQRIHTGEKPYYCSECGMSFTQHGHLTLHQRIHTGEKPYYCSDCGRNFNHHSNLKKHQSIHTGEKTVSNLFKGN encoded by the coding sequence ATGGAGAatcatcagcactctgtcaagagttttactaaacagagtgatctcaaaaaacaccagcgcattcacacaggagagaaaccgtatcactgctcagattgtgggaagagttttattaaaGAGAGCgatctaaaaaaacaccagcgcattcacacaggagagaaaccgtatcactgctcagattgtgggaagagttttattgaacagagtaatctcaaacgacaccagcgcattcactcaggagtaaaaccgtatcactgctcagactgtgggaacagcTTTAATCAAGAGGGTCATTTCAAacgacaccaacgcattcacacaggagagaaaccgtatcaatgctcagactgtggatcGAGTTTTAATAGACTGGGGACtctaaaactgcatcagcgcattcacacaggagagaaaccgtatcagtgctcagactgcgggacGAGTTTTACTGTACagggtaatctcaaaatacaccaacgcattcacacaggagagaaaccatattactgctcagagtgtgggatgagttttaCTCAACACGGTCATCTAacactgcaccagcgcattcacacaggagagaaaccgtattactgctcagactgtgggaggaatttTAATCATCacagtaatctcaaaaaacaccagagcattcacacaggagagaaaacggTGTCAAATCTGTTTAAAGGCAATTAA